Proteins co-encoded in one Ananas comosus cultivar F153 linkage group 15, ASM154086v1, whole genome shotgun sequence genomic window:
- the LOC109721088 gene encoding uncharacterized protein LOC109721088, translated as MAIVEGHDLVESDWSFLDPPDDALVESAGPCELLVAVHESLFALAMIKEAHDRVRCWQGGAAAVPEKFAPFDAVFVCYFPGMGLSIAELLESLAPRCSPGARVVICFDQGRQVVEQHWQQYPDMVTADLPDKALLEKAATENSYQITEFVDEPNFYLAVLRCQK; from the exons ATGGCCATAGTTGAAGGGCAt GACCTCGTCGAGAGCGACTGGTCCTTCCTCGACCCCCCGGACGACGCCCTGGTGGAGTCCGCGGGCCCCTGCGAGCTCCTCGTCGCCGTCCACGAGTCGCTCTTCGCGCTCGCGATGATCAAGGAGGCCCACGATCGCGTCCGGTGTTGGcagggcggcgccgccgccgtgccGGAGAAGTTCGCCCCGTTCGACGCCGTGTTCGTTTGCTACTTCCCCGGGATGGGGCTTTCTATCGCAGAGCTCTTGGAATCTCTCGCTCCGCGATGTTCTCCAG GTGCGAGAGTAGTCATCTGCTTCGATCAAGGGAGGCAGGTTGTCGAACAACATTGGCAACAGTATCCCGACATGGTAACCGCCGACTTGCCTGACAAAGCTCTTCTGGAGAAGGCCGCAACGGAGAATTCGTACCAGATAACGGAATTCGTCGATGAGCCTAACTTCTACCTTGCTGTGTTAAGATGTCAGAAATAA